From the Oryza glaberrima chromosome 5, OglaRS2, whole genome shotgun sequence genome, one window contains:
- the LOC127774967 gene encoding abscisic acid receptor PYL5: MVGLVGGGGWRVGDDAAGGGGGGAVAAGAAAAAEAEHMRRLHSHAPGEHQCSSALVKHIKAPVHLVWSLVRSFDQPQRYKPFVSRCVVRGGDLEIGSVREVNVKTGLPATTSTERLELLDDDEHILSVKFVGGDHRLRNYSSIITVHPESIDGRPGTLVIESFVVDVPDGNTKDETCYFVEAVIKCNLTSLAEVSERLAVQSPTSPLEQ, from the exons ATGGTGGGGCTtgtgggaggaggaggttggAGGGTCGGGGATGATGCggcgggtgggggtgggggaggagcggtggcggcgggggctgcggcggcggcggaggcggagcacaTGCGGAGGCTCCACAGCCACGCCCCCGGCGAGCACCAGTGCAGCTCCGCGCTCGTCAAGCACATCAAGGCTCCTGTTCACCTC gtgtGGTCGCTGGTGCGGAGCTTCGACCAGCCGCAGAGGTACAAGCCGTTCGTCAGCCGCTGCGtcgtgcgcggcggcgacctcgagATCGGCAGCGTGCGCGAGGTCAACGTCAAGACCGGCCTCCCGGCGACCACCAGCACGGAGAGGCTCGAgctgctcgacgacgacgagcacatCCTCAGCGTCAagttcgtcggcggcgaccaccgcctCAGG AACTACTCATCCATCATAACTGTCCATCCGGAGAGCATCGATGGAAGACCAGGGACGCTTGTGATTGAATCATTTGTGGTGGACGTGCCCGATGGAAATACAAAGGACGAGACATGCTACTTTGTCGAGGCCGTGATCAAGTGCAACTTAACATCTCTCGCCGAGGTATCAGAGCGGCTAGCAGTTCAGTCACCCACCTCGCCACTTGAACAGTAG
- the LOC127774896 gene encoding bisdemethoxycurcumin synthase-like, whose amino-acid sequence MPGAATAAVVDSRLCKQHAEGPAAVLAIGTANPTNIVYQDGFADYYFGLTKSEHLTELKDKMKRICHRSGIEKRYIHLDEKLIREHPEIIDKHMPSLETRVDIVTTEIPKLAESAARKAIAEWGRPATDITHLIFSTYSGCSAPSADLKLASLLGLNPSVSRTILSLHGCSGGGRALQLAKELAENNRDARVLIACAELTLICFSNPDESKIVGHGLFGDGAGAIIVGADPLVDGERPLFEMVLASQTTIPGTEHALGMQTTCSGIDFHLSIQVPMLIKDNIRQCLLDTFRSVGNMDPNWNDLFWAVHPGGRAILDNIEGELQLQPTKLAASRHVLSEYGNMSGTTIAFVLDDLRRRQEKEADEHEQPEWGVMLAFGPGITIEAMVLRNPLS is encoded by the exons ATGCCTGGAGCAGCTACTGCCGCTGTTGTTGACAGCCGCCTGTGCAAACAGCACGCGGAAGGCCCTGCTGCggtcctcgccatcggcactgcAAACCCCACAAATATCGTCTATCAAGATGGGTTTGCCGACTACTACTTCGGTCTAACCAAGAGCGAGCATCTTACCGAGCTGAAGGACAAAATGAAGAGAATAT GTCACAGATCGGGAATAGAGAAACGCTACATCCACCTTGATGAAAAGCTCATCCGTGAGCACCCGGAGATCATCGACAAACACATGCCCTCCCTTGAAACTCGCGTAGACATCGTTACCACTGAGATCCCGAAGCTCGCGGAGTCCGCTGCACGGAAGGCCATCGCCGAGTGGGGCCGTCCGGCCACTGACATTACCCACCTCATTTTCAGCACCTACTCTGGGTGCAGTGCTCCTAGCGCTGACCTCAAGCTAGCATCACTACTCGGCCTCAACCCTTCTGTCTCTCGCACCATCCTTAGCCTCCACGGTTGCTCTGGAGGTGGTAGGGCCCTCCAACTTGCCAAGGAGCTTGCCGAGAACAACCGCGATGCACGCGTTCTCATAGCCTGCGCCGAGCTGACGCTGATATGCTTCTCAAACCCAGATGAAAGCAAAATCGTCGGCCATGGACTATTTGGGGATGGTGCCGGAGCAATCATTGTCGGCGCTGACCCATTGGTCGATGGAGAGCGCCCGCTGTTTGAGATGGTCCTTGCCTCGCAAACAACGATACCAGGTACCGAGCATGCACTTGGCATGCAGACCACCTGCAGCGGCATAGATTTCCACCTCTCTATCCAGGTGCCGATGCTGATTAAGGACAACATCCGGCAGTGCTTGCTCGACACATTCCGATCGGTTGGAAACATGGATCCTAATTGGAATGACCTCTTTTGGGCGGTGCACCCTGGTGGCCGTGCGATCCTTGACAACATAGAAGGCGAGCTTCAGCTGCAGCCAACAAAGCTTGCGGCAAGCCGCCATGTGCTGAGCGAGTACGGGAATATGAGTGGCACGACGATCGCGTTCGTTCTGGATGACTTGCGTCGCCGTCAGGAGAAGGAGGCAGATGAGCATGAACAACCTGAGTGGGGAGTAATGCTAGCCTTTGGACCAGGTATCACAATAGAGGCAATGGTGCTGCGTAACCCACTCTCTTGA